From the Hemicordylus capensis ecotype Gifberg chromosome 1, rHemCap1.1.pri, whole genome shotgun sequence genome, the window ttCAATTTCTCTTATAGCTCCTTTGCTAAGAAATTTTCCATGCCATTTAGATGaattttttgttttcttcttgctgACCATGATTCTGACGTTACATATAAAGTCACCAAATTTTGTGGGGTGGCCAATAGAATGAGACAGACTCTAATATCTGATCCAATTGTTGTACTTTAGGAAGAATTGTTATTAATGTTTAAAGTTTTATCTATCTACTTTGTCTTGCTGGAcagagactgaaataaaatgaaattgaaCTGATCAATAATGGGGCTGGGAGATCAATTCAAAAACAAAGCCAAAATAGCAGCAGAATTAAAATGCCAGATGAAGTCAAAGAAAACCCAAACAGAAGCCAAGCTAAAGGCCTgcctggaaaaaaaaaatcatttttttaaaaaatggcagacaGTCTTCAACAAACTTCTTTGAAGTGTGGCAGGAGGGAGCTCCACAATCTGGATACCATCACAGAAAAGATCCTGCCTCTTGATCCCATCATCTGTGCTTTGGAAGGCCATGGAACACACACAGAAGGGCCTCTCTTGTTGATACCAACTGTCAGGCAAGATTCTACCAGAAGAAATGGTATCTGAATACAGAGCTGGTTCAGTGTAAATGGGCATCTGAGCACAATGTACTGCCTTGccaccctcttccctcctctctctctttttctcgccTTCCTAGGGTGAGCTCTGTCTGCCTCCTAcctgcatccatccatccatccatcatttaGCTGAGCAAAGTGATGGGATGCAGGCAGGAGGTTGAAGCAACTCCCTCAGCTccaatctcacctctgccattcACTAACTAGGGGACTTAAGGCAAGCCTCGCAACCTCAGCGCTCTATTAGGGCGGCAATAGGGCCATAATAATAATTACTGCCCTTATGGGGTTCTTGTCAGGATTACAACAAGCACAATTCATGTGAAGCTATTTGAACCCTTGAAACCACTGTACAAGTACTAAGTAGTATTAactccaaatctccagatgacctgcCTCCTTAATaccatgtagatattaaatacAAGCATGGAGGATGGAACAGAGCCTTATGGGAGATcttaggccaaaggccaaggtgtGAAGCAGATGtcctccccagcaccaccttctgaaatctACCCTCTGGGAAGGGAAATCTTAGAATGGCCATTGGATATTCAAGAAAGCCTATGTGCCTTTGACACAGGGGGTGACCCTCTAATGAGGCAGTGGATACTGCACAGGTGGCATACTGGTCCCCTCCAGGGCCTCCTTTGCCATCCGGCTATCTCTGCAAAGCCGGGGGTGAAGTCTGGAGCGGAAGGAAGTCCACCcccacacttcctgctgctccatgtCCTGCCCCAGCCTTTTCAAATGAATGACAGTGAGACTTAGAAGCATGTAGAAAGAGGAAGCACCTGGAACAGCCGAGCCACTATCACTGCCGCCAGgtaagagctctctctctctctctctctctctctctctctctctctctctgtgtgtgtgtgtgtgtgtgtgtgttaggaggGGTCTTGAAAAAGCATGCAGGATGGGAAGGGTCTTGCAAAGCTGCAAGAAGTGTATAGGGGAGTCTTGTGAATGCAGGCAAAGGGTGGGGATAGTGGGGGGGGAGGTCTTGTgagggagcagaaagaatggagaccttgcaaggggtggggagggagggcagaatcTTGTGAGGGCATTAAAGGGGTTGGGAAGGGCTGAACTGTGAGTTGACAGTGGGGGGCACAGCTCACTCTGCTGCCTCTGGCATTGGTGGGGCTTGGTCCGGCCTCACTAGACAACCAGGAAGGTGCATTTTTTATCGTATTTTGAGAGACAGCTTCTTGCTCGGGCCCATCCTAGTTTGTTGTTGAAGGAGCTGAGCAGGGTATGTTGGAACTAAGGGAACTTATTCAGGAGTTCTACCTTGCTCTTACACaggaggcaaaaacaaaaacaaaaaaccttttcaCAAACCAGACACAAGATGAGGACTTTGAAATtacatttatttcaatgagagGGAGTTCAACAGCTGTGTAATTGTCCTATTAAAAACAGTTACAATCAGACTTAAAGGTGCTTAACGTTGGCTGGATTATACACTTTCTTTTTCTCACATCTAtgacaaaacaaaaagaagaatCATTTTGTGGTGTACTGTATACTCTGCTTGAAACATTAGTAGGGGTGGGGTGATTGGGGTGGCAGGGGAAAGAGTTCTAGTTTTGGCAACtagaaaatactttttaaaagaagaagtaaATAGAGATCTGAAAGTATTAGAAGCAATAGGTTGAGCAAAGAGTTTGCTACAAGTTCCACAGGAGTCAAAACAATCTGCTTTTGGACAGGAAAGCCCTCTGCACTCATGCAATCCAGGTGGAGGGTTCCTGCATGCCTATGCTGTTTCTTGGATACCTTCCATTCCAGTTCCACAGCTGATCTTCCAGCCTGCCTAGTAATAGCAGGGGCTGGGAGTGGAGAAAAACCAGGTGGCTGCATGGTTTAAGCCGAGTCTTCGGAACACCTCCCAGTGGAAATCAAGAACAAGTTTCTTTGGGAGTGCTTGCGAAACAAACCATAAACCATTAGGAGGACCGGAAAAGCATCTGCTTCAGGGACTGAACACGAAAGGGGTGTGGGTTTCTGCACAGAGCATTGACGTAAGACAAAAAGACACCATCCACCCCCACATCTTTATAAagcagaaaagaaatggaaatgACACTCATGTGGTCTTTAGACTCCCAGGAGAGAGAAAGTTAGACCGAGGTCTCAGCTGGATGCGAGTTATCCTTTGAGGGACCCCCACTGGATACAGGGAGGTAAGTGGATCTCTTGTGTTATTCTCCATAGCAGAGGAGCGGGGTGGGGAGCGCCGGCCGCTTTCAGGACCACGGAGAGCTCCTATGAGCAGACAAAGGGGGAAGCCGCAGTTGAGTAGCGCGACGTTTAAATGGCCAGAGTTTGCGGCGCTCTTAACAACTGCAGCGTGCCAGCAAGCGCTTTCCACTCTCTTGCTCTGAACAAAAAGCGACCACACTCCCAACACCTATCAGCTACACCGAACAGTTATTGGACTTTGGGGCCCCGCTGGGAGCTAAAGAACTCTCCCGAGGTTCTAGAACTAGCAGAGCAAACGAAGCAATGTAGTGGGGATgccagcgagcgagcgagcaaggaAATGCACGGTGTCGTCTCAGAAAGGAGAAGGGAAGCAGACATCGGGCGGGCAGCAAACAAAGAAAAGGAGACCCAAGACATGCAAGGGGGCAGAGACCACACGCTTCAGGGCAGAGCACCAGGGTTCAGGTGGCCCCTTAACGAGTGCCAAGCAAGCATACAAAATCCCTCCGCAGAACAGCTCAGATCTTGGCAGAAGGAACACTGGAAGAGAAAAGAATAGCCACGAAAAAACACTGCTAAACCTGAAGTACAAATAATAATTTGAATAATAGTGATGAATATAGTGATTCTATAGTTAATTCCTTATATTATAACATATATGTAAAGGAGAGCATGTCGGCtttatcattaataataataataataataataataataataattcaatttctatactgcccttccaaatatggctcagggcggtttacacagagaaatatttctattaatattttaagCATTTCCCTTGCACCCAGCAGAAACTGTAGACACCTCCTTTGGCTCTCCTAAGTTATAAAAAGGAGGAAAGTAATAAAGTTAAGTTATAAAAAGGCTTCTGATGGTTCCAGAAGGAGAATACAAACAAATTGGTCTGGCATGGTAAAACTTAGAAATAAGCAAGTTATAAACTCATGCATGCAGTTATTCTGCATTTTAAATTCAACATTTTTAAACTATTACAatgagggtgggtgggcagaaaaTTGGCAGGAAATGTATTCCTAGCAAACGTTTGGATAATTCAGGGAAATGGCTAGAGTTACTATTCAATAGTTTCCAAATTACTATTTTGAATTTATCAATTTGAATGCATTCTCATCTGGATGCCAAATCTAATAATTTTCTTTTGAAGACTCTATATGGGACCATTGCAATACAATTACTAAAATAAAAGCAACCcaactacaataaaatacaaaatgtacaTTGTAAATTGTGCTCAATTGCTTTATAgtgaaattacattttaaaagcactGAATTGGCAAAAACAATGTGACTGGCACTCTACAGAATATAAAAATGGGATAAAGGGCCATTTGTTGAGAAAGGGGCAAGGGAAAGAGAAGATTCTAGCCACAGAAAAATGCACCAGAAGAAGCACAAAGGTGGGTGATGAGTAGGGAAGCTGAAAACAGACAAGACCGTGCAGTATTCAAGATCTGGAAACAACTCCCAGCAGATCTCCCTCTCAGCTTTTCATGAAAATCTCCATGGACGGAGATATAATTCCCAACTTGTTCTACTACTGAACTGCTCTTAGGAACTTTGCATTTGATTGTGACCACTGTGCTTAGATTGAAATgacattttaattaaaaagaattCTTTTTGGACTTCTGGAACAATGAATAGTTGGAACAATTGTTCCTCTACTTCAGTTATTTCTCTATATGTCTGGattcacaaaacaaacaaaagaaaccaTTAGTAACTAGGTGTCAGGTATATGGACATAGGCagcacttacaggtgaaactcggaaaattagaatattgtgcaaaagtccattaatttcagtaatgcaaataaaaaggtgaaactgatatatgagacagacgcattacatgcaaagcgagataagtcaagccttaatttgttataattgtgatgatcatggcgtacagctcatgaaaaccccaaatccacaatctcagaaaattagaatattacatggaaccaagaagacaaggattgaagaatagaacaatatcggacctctgaaaagtataagcatgcatatgtattcagtacttggtttgggccctttttgcagcaattactgcctcaatgtggcgtggcatggatgctatcagcctgtggcactgatgaggtattatggaagaccaggatgcttcattagcggccttcagaaattctgcattgtttggtctcatgtctctcatccttctctcagcaatgccccatagattctctatggggtcaggtcaggcgagtttgctggccaatcaagcacagtacactgtatacttttcagaggtccgatattgttctattcttcaatccttgtcttcttggttccatgtaatattctaattttctgagattgtggatttggggttttcatgagctgtacgccatgatcatcacaattataacaaattaaggcttgacttctctcgctttgcatgtaatgcgtctgtctcatatatcagtttcaccttttaatttgcattactgaaattaatggacttttgcacgatattctaattttccgagtttcacctgtacatgcttGGGAAATGAGGGACCTGAATcctaaaagaacaaaggacaAGTGCAATGATATCATTCACAACTGATATCAAGTTAGAAAAGAAGTGGTAGTGTTTGTCTTTAGAAGATAGGCAGAATAATGCACCAGACAGAATTAAAGACAGAATAGCCTAGTGGCCAGCATTCAAAGATTGACAATAAACATGTCCCACTGGACTTTTTGCAAGAAGTTCAACTTCTGGCAGCTTCTAAGGTCTCTTGCCATGGTGAGCTCTATTTGAAAAAGACAAAGCTCCCAATGTCCTGGGGCATGCAGAACCAGTTCTTTGGATCCCTGCACATAAACTGGCTAATTGCTGACTCACAAATTTGAGGATCCATTTTCTAGGAACTGCTATGTGGCAGTGGTATCCATTTGTCAGGAAGAGATGTTTGGTGCCAAAGCAGGAATACCAAAGTTAAGGTTGCCCCACTTTCAGGATaagggaagcagcaggcaagaagGATAATATGAAGCAAGCTGTTGCCATGGAGGTTGGCCATGGCAAGAGGAGATAAAACATGACAGAATGGCACACAAGGCAACTTGTTACTCAGGCAGAACCCATAGGCTGCCCTAGCAATATTTTTGTACTGGACAAGTGTCAACAAAGTTCAGTAACAGAACTTGATTCTGGGGCAGACCAAGCAGACAAAAAGAAGCCTTCTGGTGCCCTGCAAATGGGAATGGTGAACCCAAGAGAGTCAAAAGCATCTAACTCTGATTGCAGACCCATTATTAAAATTACTAATGAAATACCCATGAGTAGAATGGGAATGAGAGGAATGGATGAATTACCCCTCCATTGGTGTACAACCATGGGGGAACCCTGTCACTAAAGGTTGTATACTGCATAATTAGGCCGTGGGATGAGGTGATGGCTACaagctgggatggctttaaaagggaattagatcaattcatggaggaccagactatccatggctactagttatCATGATGACTATATGCTGTTTCTAGGTTTGGAGGCAGGAGGCCTTTGATTAGCGGTTGCAGGGAAACTATGACAGGAAAGAGGACGtaccttcatcttctgcttgtgggcttcccagaggcatctggtgggccattgtgagaAACTAGATGTgtgaccagataggccttgggtctgttACATCAAGGCTCTTCTTGTGTTTTTGTATTGCCTCTCTCACCTAATGCTGGGACTTTCTGTAGCAAGGCATAGGTTATGCCCCTCTATCTGTGTTCCTTGCTAAAGCAAAATTTCTCTATCAGAAGCTGATGGGAGCCTTAGCATCTGAACTTGTTCCTCCTTGCATAGGCCATACTTGGATCTATTCTTGGTCATTCTAAATACTGTGACAAAGAGAATCTTGCAACTGGTTTTCACTGTTTTTTGAACATGTTCATGGGTCCCAGCTGCTGATGGCAAGACCAAGGACAGACACTGATTAATTGCAAGTAAATGAGTTGTATATTTATATTTGCATACTCAACCTGAGGGACTGTGAAGAACAGGGAAttgctattttatttttgctCTTGTCAGGAAGTCAATGGATGCTGGCATCTCAAGAAAGATTCACCGCAACATGAGATTCACCTGCTCTCTTTTCATCATGGGTGCCTTTTATGTGACACCCTTCTTGTGCAATAGTCAGATCGACCTCCTGGCTCTTGGCCAAGCTGATCCTCAATGCTGGGAATCCTCATCTGCCATCTTGCTGGAGATGAGGAAGCCCCGTGTTTCTGATTCTGTCAGCGGCTTTTGGAACTTCATGATCTTCCTGAAGTCATCTGAGAACTTGAAGCATGGGGCTCTGTTCTGGGACCTGGCACAACTCTTCTGGGATATCTATGTAGACTGTGTTCTTTCAAGAACCCATGGCCTAGGAAAAAGGCAGCTGACTGAAGCCCAACAGCAAATGGCCACTCTTCCGTCTTGGATCACAAGGAGTAAGCAAGGTTATTACTCTGTATCCAGTATGCATGTATAGTGTGGTGGGAAGACAGCATCAGTACACAGGATATGAATCAAACACAGTCAGGCATAGTAAGGAAAACCAATTGCATCTAAGGGCCCCTTCTACATCTCCTTTCATGGCATAGGAGCAGTCGCAGCATGGCTCTTCCCTCCATTAGTTGGCAATATTGGAAGGCCATGGTCACCTGAGAAGGGTCCATAACACAGTTCCTTCCTATGCCAGCACTGCTCTAGTTTCTGGGTGCTGTGTCACTGGCATAGGAAGGAGCCATGGCATGGCCTTCTCCCATATGGCCTAGAGCTTCTGATGCCATTGGAGTGGCAGAGGAGAAGCACCCAATCCAGCAGCTCAAATGTCAAGAAGGGTCCCTGCCCAAGGCTCCGGTTCTAATCACAATTCCTCAGAAATTCAGATCAGTGGGATCTCAAATAAACATGGCTAGGATTGGAGTGCAAGTCCAACGGAAACCAACAGGACTTCAGTTTGTCACAATTAAGACCATTCCATCACTTATCAATGGAGATTCTTTGTAACAAATGCTTACTGAATTGTACCTTTTGGCTGGCACAGTCCTAACTATTCAGACATTGTTTTCCTAGGGCAATAGATGCTGACAGTTATATAAAATTCAAGCAGAGCAAGATTAAAAGGGACCAGATGATCTAAGCAAGGTCAGATGAATTATTTGGTGCTGGACTGTACATAACAGAATTGTTATGCAAGAGGTAGAGATAATGGCCCACATGTTGCGCAGCATTATGGGTCTGTAATGCTGCACCCCATGGCTGCTGTGGACTCAGAACTCAGTCTTGACATGGTTAAGAATGGGTAGAGGTGCTGCTAGAGCAACTGCCCATTCTTAACAGCATCCGGGGGTCTGCAGCAGTCCCAGAGTCAATGGTGGATAAGGATTACTGCACAAGCAATGTAGGCAGCCACCTAGggcggcaaatcttggggagcggcatctggagggaaacttgattttttcccctacctttaaaaatgccactaTATAGCGGTGGAGCTTtgcccacctcctaaaccatcacaggaggtgaggctGGGCACTGAAGGATGGCGACAAAAgaagtcctccctcaagcctggcttACTCGCAGATGACTCCAAGCGGGCAATTTCAGGCCTTTGCGCATGTGCGTGCAAAGGCTGAAAATCACTTGCTCTGTGACATTTGCGAGTAAGCCAGGCTTGAGGGGGGACCTCTTTCGCTGGTGTCCTCCAGTGCCTGACCTtgcctcctgtgatggtttaggaggcggaCAGAGCCTCTGTGGCTACACAGCGGCGTTTTTCgaagtaaaaaaaaccccagagttacgtttctctccccctccaagcccccttactcttgcCCCTGAGACGGCAAaactttggctgcctatgggtggccaaaagattaatccgcccctgcccgGAGTGCAGCTGTATGGAGCTGTATTGCTGTGCGTCCTGTCAGCATATGAGTATAACCCTCCTGGAATTCTCTCTTGAGCAGCCCTTCAAAATGAATGGAATTGTGCTCTTGCTCCTCTCTcatttgtttcaaaagaaaatgtGCTGAAGAAGGTTCGTGGCATTGAGCCAATTATATTTTACTGGACTGAGTAACAGTTTTTCAGAAATGTTCTAAAGCCTTCAGCCCATGTA encodes:
- the FAM237A gene encoding protein FAM237A, with amino-acid sequence MDAGISRKIHRNMRFTCSLFIMGAFYVTPFLCNSQIDLLALGQADPQCWESSSAILLEMRKPRVSDSVSGFWNFMIFLKSSENLKHGALFWDLAQLFWDIYVDCVLSRTHGLGKRQLTEAQQQMATLPSWITRSKQGIFSQIQVTPIRKNKELKEDLISIHVHQSEFPLLRRITGKVPLLRRTKKEQV